One genomic region from Candidatus Dependentiae bacterium encodes:
- a CDS encoding 4Fe-4S cluster-binding domain-containing protein produces MYGYVVSTVTSFIDVPGKISLSIFFSGCSIRCHDCHNKKLWNLDSGKLTGADSLIEKIKLNTLIDYVAFMGGEPTDQMEFLIHICKRIKDEIKLPIALYTGREFEVLPKQLTDLIDLIICGPYKKEMHVGGWPASSNQRIFTKRGEQWNC; encoded by the coding sequence ATGTATGGGTATGTCGTATCTACAGTCACATCTTTTATAGATGTACCCGGAAAAATATCTTTATCGATATTTTTTTCCGGATGCAGTATCAGATGCCATGATTGCCATAATAAAAAATTATGGAATTTAGATAGTGGAAAACTTACGGGTGCTGACAGTTTAATTGAAAAAATTAAACTAAATACGTTAATTGATTATGTAGCTTTTATGGGTGGTGAACCAACAGATCAAATGGAATTTTTAATACATATATGTAAACGAATTAAAGATGAAATAAAATTACCAATAGCTCTTTATACAGGTAGAGAATTTGAAGTTTTACCTAAACAATTAACGGATTTAATTGATTTAATAATTTGTGGGCCATATAAAAAAGAAATGCATGTTGGTGGTTGGCCGGCATCATCTAATCAACGAATATTTACAAAAAGGGGTGAACAATGGAATTGTTAA